The genomic interval GGAGCGCGGTTGCCTGGTGGAGCTGGAATTCCGCTCGGAGGAATTCTGCCCCTGTTGCGATCGAACACTCCCAATCGCCCCAGGCTGGGCAAGCATCCCCTCCCGCCGCTTCGCCTCCGGGTGAACAGACCCAACCCAAGTTAGCTCCCATAACTGTCGAAAAAACCCTAGGAATCTACTGGCTGAAAGGTTCAGGGCAGGAAGTAGCGCTGACCGCAGTTCCGGTAAAGTTGAGTTCCAACGGAGAGCCGAATGCGGTTTTGAAAGCTGGAATGGAAAAACTGCTGGCAGGTCCCACCGATACCAGTGTGACCACCACAATTCCCCGTAATACTCAACTGCGAAGCATGGCAACTCGTGAAGATGGCATTCATGTCAACCTGTCCCAGGAATTTATGACCGGAGGCGGCAGCACCTCAATGACCGCTAGAGTTGCCCAGGTGCTCTACACAGCCACCAGTTTGAATCCCGATGCCAAAGTCTGGCTGTCGGTCGAGGGCAAACCGCTAGAAGTTTTGGGTGGGGAAGGCTTGATGCTAGAG from Kovacikia minuta CCNUW1 carries:
- a CDS encoding GerMN domain-containing protein is translated as MQEQQSPRRLPVAAIAGLSVLIVTTGSAVAWWSWNSARRNSAPVAIEHSQSPQAGQASPPAASPPGEQTQPKLAPITVEKTLGIYWLKGSGQEVALTAVPVKLSSNGEPNAVLKAGMEKLLAGPTDTSVTTTIPRNTQLRSMATREDGIHVNLSQEFMTGGGSTSMTARVAQVLYTATSLNPDAKVWLSVEGKPLEVLGGEGLMLEQPITRKSFERDFSL